The following proteins are encoded in a genomic region of Streptobacillus felis:
- a CDS encoding YadA-like family protein translates to MQKKKNAIIAFMLLSFLGYSNYTNDEIDQKINELRTEMQMNYLNRANGRYILQRYDNGLGNDLSRANNSIAYGLENSINGDESLALGYINILGDNNMKSNYSLITGYRNKVYGSNSAVVGSNIKINEAKNSEHGHDIFVLGSNISVEGFKDGIILGNMSVGKENALSIGSEIKKRKIVFLKDGEVSEDSSEAITGKQLYTGESINVEKWKEKLGIGENSVDKPELVILDQKKSNQAGNDVWNGTSNDSFALGHYNIVEKNMDNSIANNTYILGRSNTTSGSFNQVIGYNNKVSGSNSTVIGNNNIVNEGKNSEYGHDVYILGSNINVESNVKDAIILGNDSKAISNALSIGKIDKTRKIVFLSKGEISAESTEAVNGAQLYEEKEERKEQIKALTDNDKKIENKIKNLETNKADRTEVKQLIDEKVDGLVFENSNMELNKKVQEIRKEVTSAIAMANIPSLLPGSKFSIGAAVGTNKGNSAFAMGVNGKLGNFGYKASLGIAGHKNVSFGAGLSYSFGKEEKVNKDLNEKINKLEQEILELKNMLKK, encoded by the coding sequence ATGCAAAAGAAAAAAAATGCTATCATAGCATTTATGCTTTTAAGTTTTTTAGGTTATTCAAATTATACTAATGATGAAATTGATCAAAAAATCAATGAATTAAGAACAGAAATGCAAATGAACTATCTTAATAGAGCTAATGGAAGATATATTTTGCAAAGATATGATAATGGATTAGGTAATGATTTATCAAGAGCAAACAATTCTATAGCCTATGGTTTAGAAAATTCTATAAATGGTGATGAAAGCCTTGCACTAGGATATATTAACATACTTGGTGATAATAATATGAAATCGAATTATAGTTTAATTACTGGATATAGAAATAAGGTTTATGGTAGTAATAGTGCAGTAGTTGGAAGTAATATTAAAATAAATGAAGCAAAAAATTCTGAACATGGTCATGATATATTTGTATTAGGTTCTAATATTTCTGTGGAAGGATTTAAAGATGGAATAATTTTAGGTAATATGTCAGTAGGTAAAGAAAATGCATTATCTATAGGTAGTGAGATTAAAAAGAGAAAAATAGTATTCTTAAAAGATGGAGAAGTAAGTGAAGATAGTAGTGAAGCTATAACAGGGAAACAGTTATATACAGGAGAAAGTATTAATGTTGAAAAATGGAAGGAAAAATTAGGGATAGGAGAAAATTCTGTAGATAAACCTGAATTAGTAATACTTGACCAAAAAAAATCTAATCAAGCTGGTAATGATGTATGGAATGGTACTTCTAATGATTCTTTTGCATTAGGACATTATAATATTGTTGAAAAGAATATGGATAATAGTATTGCAAATAATACTTACATATTAGGTAGATCTAATACTACTTCTGGTTCTTTTAATCAAGTTATTGGATATAATAATAAGGTTAGTGGTAGTAATAGTACAGTTATAGGGAATAATAATATTGTTAATGAAGGTAAAAATTCAGAATATGGACATGATGTATATATTTTAGGTTCAAATATTAATGTTGAAAGTAATGTAAAGGATGCTATAATTTTAGGAAATGATTCTAAAGCGATTTCTAACGCTTTATCTATAGGAAAAATTGACAAAACTAGAAAAATAGTTTTTCTATCTAAAGGTGAAATTAGTGCTGAAAGTACAGAAGCTGTAAATGGTGCTCAGCTTTATGAGGAAAAAGAAGAAAGAAAAGAGCAAATAAAAGCATTAACTGATAATGATAAAAAAATAGAAAATAAAATTAAAAATTTAGAAACTAATAAGGCTGATAGAACTGAAGTTAAACAATTGATAGATGAAAAAGTAGATGGTCTTGTTTTTGAAAATTCAAATATGGAATTAAATAAAAAAGTACAGGAAATAAGGAAAGAAGTTACATCTGCTATAGCAATGGCAAATATTCCTAGTTTATTACCAGGTAGTAAATTTTCTATAGGTGCAGCTGTAGGGACTAATAAAGGAAATAGTGCATTTGCAATGGGTGTTAATGGGAAATTAGGTAATTTTGGATATAAGGCAAGTTTAGGAATTGCAGGTCATAAAAATGTTAGCTTTGGAGCAGGACTATCATATAGCTTTGGTAAAGAAGAAAAGGTAAATAAAGATTTAAATGAAAAGATAAATAAATTAGAACAAGAAATATTAGAATTAAAAAATATGTTGAAAAAATAA
- a CDS encoding M13-type metalloendopeptidase, with amino-acid sequence MENFKDNLYMAVNKKWLDNAVIPEGRTSISSFSELHFKTEDIILNDIDKLLTNSNEEISKEMNNFLKLYKQGLNIEQRDKYGVEPIKKMINFLIEIDNFDTLNSKLFHLICNGYTLPFSPIVSIDMKDSNKHSLYLSVAPTILPNKEQYYTEKKEVFLEKYREMAVEVLKYFFDEETSILHVDNAIKYDLSFFEYVKSSTERTDYSKLYNPMNIYVLKEYSNNINIYEVINKIFKKIDNVIVTEPVYFKNIDQFINQNTFELLKSWMIVRYILSNTSLLTENLRLLGEKYSNYILGKEKSLDNKKYCYNYISSIFSGVIGDFYAKKYFGNEAKKDVLEMVNKIILTYKKRLKENTWLKKNTIDQAINKLESMDVLIGYPEEYDEKYKKYIVREDHSYFDNNLNITRVSLLNNFKKINEVVDRKKWAMSPATVNAYYHPTLNLICFPAAILQEPFYNFNRNKSSNYGSIGAVIAHEISHAFDNNGAKFDKDGNLNNWWDDEDFENFNKLTEKMVEQFDNIPYQDGFVNGKLTVSENIADLGGLSCALDALKELEDYSIQDFFISWAKSWAIKSTPEYTNLLLSTDVHAPAELRANMQPKNIDDFYTAFGINKDDKMYLEKEKRLSIW; translated from the coding sequence ATGGAAAATTTTAAAGACAATCTATATATGGCAGTTAATAAGAAGTGGCTAGATAATGCCGTTATACCTGAAGGTAGAACTAGCATAAGTAGTTTCTCAGAATTACATTTTAAAACCGAGGATATTATTTTAAATGATATTGATAAACTTTTAACAAATTCAAATGAAGAAATAAGCAAAGAAATGAATAATTTCCTTAAGTTATATAAGCAAGGATTAAATATAGAGCAAAGAGACAAATATGGTGTAGAACCAATAAAAAAAATGATAAATTTTTTAATAGAAATTGATAATTTTGATACACTTAATTCAAAACTATTTCACTTAATATGTAATGGTTATACATTACCTTTTTCCCCAATAGTAAGTATAGATATGAAAGATTCTAACAAACACTCTTTATACCTTAGTGTTGCTCCTACTATATTACCAAATAAGGAGCAATATTATACAGAAAAAAAAGAAGTATTTCTTGAAAAATATAGGGAAATGGCAGTAGAAGTATTAAAATATTTCTTTGATGAAGAAACTAGCATATTACATGTAGATAACGCAATAAAATATGACTTATCTTTTTTTGAATATGTTAAATCTTCTACAGAAAGAACTGATTACTCAAAACTATATAATCCTATGAATATTTATGTACTTAAAGAGTATAGTAACAATATTAATATATATGAAGTAATAAATAAAATATTCAAAAAAATAGATAATGTAATAGTTACAGAACCAGTTTATTTTAAAAACATTGACCAATTTATCAATCAAAATACTTTTGAATTATTGAAATCTTGGATGATAGTTAGATATATTTTAAGTAACACATCTTTATTAACAGAAAACTTAAGATTATTAGGTGAAAAATATTCTAACTATATTTTAGGAAAAGAAAAATCATTAGATAACAAAAAATACTGCTATAACTATATTTCTAGTATATTTTCTGGTGTTATAGGTGATTTTTATGCAAAAAAATATTTTGGTAATGAAGCAAAAAAAGATGTATTAGAAATGGTTAACAAAATAATATTAACATACAAAAAAAGATTAAAAGAAAATACTTGGCTTAAAAAAAATACTATAGATCAAGCTATAAATAAGCTTGAAAGTATGGATGTACTTATAGGATATCCCGAAGAATATGATGAAAAGTATAAGAAATATATAGTTAGAGAAGATCATTCATATTTTGATAATAATTTAAATATAACAAGAGTTTCTTTACTAAATAATTTTAAGAAAATAAACGAGGTTGTAGATAGAAAAAAATGGGCCATGAGTCCTGCTACTGTAAATGCATATTATCATCCAACACTAAATTTAATATGCTTCCCTGCAGCTATATTACAAGAACCTTTCTATAATTTTAATAGAAATAAATCATCTAATTATGGTTCTATAGGAGCAGTAATAGCACATGAAATTTCACATGCCTTTGATAATAATGGAGCTAAATTTGATAAAGATGGTAATCTAAATAATTGGTGGGATGATGAAGACTTTGAAAACTTTAATAAATTAACAGAAAAGATGGTTGAACAATTTGATAATATTCCTTATCAAGATGGTTTTGTTAATGGAAAACTTACTGTTTCTGAAAACATTGCTGATCTTGGTGGATTAAGTTGTGCGCTTGATGCATTAAAAGAGTTAGAAGATTATTCTATTCAAGATTTCTTTATTTCTTGGGCTAAATCTTGGGCTATTAAATCAACACCAGAATACACTAACCTATTACTTTCTACAGATGTTCATGCACCAGCTGAATTACGTGCAAATATGCAACCTAAAAATATTGATGATTTCTACACAGCATTTGGTATTAATAAAGATGATAAAATGTATCTAGAAAAAGAAAAAAGATTAAGTATATGGTAA
- a CDS encoding RNA-binding S4 domain-containing protein, protein MRLDKFLKVTRVVKRRTIANELCDSGNVKVNGDVKKALYSVKEGDKIDIKFYNRNFVVNVLKLPPESLRKEDIDSYITVEEIKNA, encoded by the coding sequence ATGAGGCTTGATAAATTTTTAAAAGTTACTAGAGTTGTAAAGAGAAGAACCATAGCTAATGAATTATGTGATTCTGGGAATGTTAAAGTTAATGGTGATGTAAAAAAAGCTCTTTATTCAGTAAAAGAAGGAGATAAAATAGATATTAAATTCTATAATAGAAACTTTGTAGTTAATGTATTAAAATTACCACCTGAATCATTAAGAAAAGAAGATATAGATAGTTATATAACTGTTGAAGAAATAAAAAATGCATAA
- the gyrB gene encoding DNA topoisomerase (ATP-hydrolyzing) subunit B encodes MSEKNYGGESITVLEGLDAVRVRPGMYIGTTSSRGLHHLVWEIVDNSIDEALAGVCDTITVRMLPDSEIEISDNGRGIPTEMHKSGKSTLEVVMTVLHAGGKFDNSNYQFSGGLHGVGVSVVNALSEKLEATVTRDGKVVRQIFSKGNAITEALEIGKAPAKAHGTTIKFKPDATIFETILFDYDVLQRRLKELAYLNQGIKIILIDERKPDKVKEETFHFEGGIVDFVTELVGNDKIIDEVIYMKEKVMLSEGEVDDEGNPIPDKYSEVEIALIYKNSQSTVEYSFVNNINTSDGGTHVSGLRSALTRTINDLAKEANSKNEFKGEDVREGLVYVLSLKFPEPQFESQTKAKLGSSEATSIVSGVVGNKLKMYLEDHPKDCKVIIDKIAISKQAREAAKRARDLVTKKNEFSLGGLPGKLADCQSKDPEVSEIFIVEGDSAGGSAKQGRFKEFQAILPLRGKILNVEKANEHKILENSEIKAMITAFGAGFGDKFDIEKLRYHKIIIMTDADVDGAHIRTLMLTFFYRYLRELINNGHIYIAQPPLYKVTTKSGKKEQIKYAYSDEQLKNITRVLDEKLGVDNNGKNRYNVQRYKGLGEMNPDQLKETTMDPDIRTLLKVTLEDAQYADKMFSILMGDKVEPRREFIEEHANYVRNLDI; translated from the coding sequence ATGTCAGAGAAAAATTATGGTGGAGAAAGCATCACAGTCTTAGAAGGTCTAGATGCTGTTAGAGTTAGACCAGGAATGTATATAGGGACTACTTCTTCAAGAGGATTACATCACTTAGTATGGGAAATAGTAGATAATAGTATAGATGAAGCTCTTGCAGGAGTTTGTGACACTATAACAGTTAGAATGCTTCCAGATTCAGAAATAGAAATATCAGATAATGGTAGGGGTATACCTACCGAGATGCATAAATCAGGAAAATCAACTCTGGAAGTAGTAATGACAGTATTACATGCTGGAGGTAAATTTGATAATTCAAACTATCAATTTTCAGGAGGATTACATGGAGTTGGAGTATCTGTAGTTAATGCCTTATCTGAAAAACTTGAAGCTACTGTAACAAGAGATGGGAAAGTAGTAAGACAAATATTTTCAAAAGGTAATGCTATAACTGAAGCTTTAGAAATAGGAAAAGCACCTGCTAAAGCACATGGTACTACTATAAAATTTAAGCCTGATGCAACGATTTTTGAAACTATATTGTTTGATTATGATGTATTACAAAGAAGGCTTAAGGAACTTGCCTACTTAAATCAAGGAATAAAAATAATATTAATTGATGAAAGAAAACCAGATAAAGTAAAAGAAGAAACTTTCCATTTTGAAGGTGGTATAGTTGATTTCGTTACAGAACTTGTTGGTAATGATAAAATAATAGATGAAGTAATATATATGAAAGAAAAAGTTATGCTTAGTGAGGGAGAAGTAGATGATGAAGGTAATCCTATCCCTGATAAATATTCTGAAGTAGAAATTGCTTTGATATATAAGAACTCACAATCTACAGTAGAGTATTCATTTGTTAATAATATTAATACTTCAGATGGTGGAACGCACGTATCTGGATTAAGAAGTGCTTTAACTAGAACTATTAATGACTTAGCTAAGGAAGCTAATAGTAAAAATGAATTCAAGGGAGAAGATGTAAGAGAAGGTTTAGTATATGTTTTAAGCTTAAAATTCCCTGAACCTCAATTTGAATCACAAACTAAGGCTAAATTAGGTTCATCTGAAGCTACAAGTATAGTTTCAGGTGTAGTAGGTAATAAACTTAAAATGTATTTAGAAGATCATCCTAAAGACTGTAAAGTAATTATAGATAAAATAGCTATATCAAAACAAGCTAGGGAAGCTGCAAAAAGAGCTAGAGATTTAGTAACTAAGAAAAATGAATTCAGTTTAGGTGGTCTTCCAGGTAAACTTGCAGATTGTCAATCAAAAGACCCTGAAGTTTCAGAAATATTCATAGTCGAAGGAGATTCAGCTGGTGGTTCTGCAAAACAAGGAAGATTTAAAGAATTCCAAGCTATATTACCATTACGTGGTAAGATACTAAATGTTGAAAAAGCAAATGAACATAAAATACTTGAAAATTCAGAAATAAAAGCTATGATTACTGCTTTTGGTGCTGGTTTTGGAGATAAGTTTGACATAGAAAAATTAAGATATCATAAGATAATAATAATGACAGATGCCGATGTTGATGGTGCTCATATTAGAACACTTATGCTTACTTTCTTCTATAGATATTTAAGAGAATTAATTAATAATGGACATATATATATTGCACAGCCACCTTTATATAAAGTTACAACTAAGAGTGGTAAGAAAGAACAAATTAAATATGCATATTCTGATGAGCAATTAAAAAACATTACTAGAGTGCTTGATGAAAAATTAGGTGTAGATAATAATGGTAAAAATAGATACAATGTTCAAAGATATAAAGGGTTAGGAGAAATGAATCCAGACCAGTTAAAAGAAACAACTATGGACCCAGATATTAGAACTTTATTAAAAGTTACTTTAGAAGATGCACAATATGCAGATAAGATGTTCTCTATACTAATGGGAGATAAAGTAGAACCAAGAAGAGAATTTATTGAAGAACATGCAAATTATGTTAGAAATTTAGATATTTAA
- the gyrA gene encoding DNA gyrase subunit A: MSNEELIYIEDEIKASYLDYSMSVIVSRALPDVRDGLKPVHRRILYAMDELKMNHNSPYKKSARLVGEVLGKYHPHGDSAVYNSMVRMAQDFNTRYMLVDGHGNFGSIDGDSAAAMRYTEARMSKIAEEMLVDINKDTIDWRKNFDESLDEPTVLPAKLPNLLLNGTTGIAVGMATNIPPHNLGEVADGIVALIDNRDISIDELITHIKGPDFPTGGIIYGKSGIYSAYKTGRGKVRVSARTEIVTDKKGKQSIVITELPYQVNKSNLIKRIGELVKDKIITGISDLADLSNLEGIRIVIDIKRGEEAEIVLNKLLKFTDLQTTFGIIMLALVNNAPKVLNLKEILEKYLEHRYDVITRKTIFDLNKAKDRAHILEGLRKALDHIDEIIKTIRGSKTRALAKESLIEKFAFTEIQADAILDMRLHRLTGLAREEIDAEYEKLMLFIKDLEDILAKDERKYVIIKEEVLELKQKYGDVRRTDIENDRFEINIEDLIKNEDVIVTITKRGYAKRMSLDSYKSQKRGGKGVSNTTTIEDDVLKDLFTAKTLDTLMVFSDKGKVYSIKVYEIPEVSKQARGKLIGNIIELDENEKISVIIPVDEIENDNRDLIFITRNGIAKKTKIAEFKTINRNGKIAISFKDDEDEVKFVGITSGSEKDEIFISTKGGMAVRFKEEDIRSMGRTAAGVRAIKLNEGDEVVSADVIYTDNNVEQMSVLSVTSLGIGKKTYLSEYNTIKRGGKGVKNYNLERRSKEESENHFVVYSTIIDPSDENSENMELVAISTTGTVIRIKIKDLPVVGRNSKGVKIQSLKYKEYLVSADRVAAETTDEEEIVEE; the protein is encoded by the coding sequence ATGTCTAATGAAGAATTGATATATATAGAAGACGAAATAAAAGCATCATATTTAGATTATTCTATGAGTGTTATTGTTTCAAGGGCCTTACCAGATGTAAGAGATGGATTAAAGCCAGTTCATAGAAGAATACTTTATGCTATGGATGAATTAAAAATGAATCATAATAGTCCATATAAGAAATCAGCAAGACTAGTAGGGGAAGTATTAGGTAAGTATCACCCACATGGAGATAGTGCAGTTTACAACTCTATGGTAAGAATGGCTCAAGATTTTAATACTAGATATATGTTAGTAGATGGACATGGAAACTTTGGATCTATAGATGGAGATAGTGCTGCGGCAATGAGATATACTGAGGCAAGAATGTCTAAGATTGCTGAAGAAATGCTTGTGGATATTAATAAGGACACTATAGACTGGAGAAAGAACTTTGATGAAAGTTTAGATGAACCAACTGTATTACCTGCTAAATTACCTAACCTATTATTAAATGGTACTACAGGTATAGCAGTAGGTATGGCAACTAATATACCACCTCATAATTTAGGAGAGGTTGCAGATGGTATAGTTGCACTAATAGATAATAGAGATATTAGTATAGATGAATTAATTACTCATATCAAAGGACCTGATTTTCCTACTGGAGGTATAATATATGGAAAATCTGGTATTTATTCAGCATATAAGACAGGTAGAGGAAAAGTAAGAGTAAGTGCAAGAACTGAAATTGTTACTGATAAAAAAGGAAAGCAAAGTATAGTAATTACAGAACTTCCTTATCAAGTTAATAAGTCTAACCTTATTAAAAGAATAGGTGAACTTGTTAAAGATAAGATAATTACAGGTATTTCTGATTTAGCTGACCTTTCTAACTTAGAAGGAATAAGAATAGTTATAGATATTAAAAGGGGAGAAGAAGCTGAGATAGTATTAAATAAATTACTTAAATTTACAGATCTTCAAACTACTTTTGGTATCATAATGCTTGCTTTAGTAAATAACGCTCCTAAAGTACTTAATTTAAAAGAAATATTAGAAAAATATCTAGAACATAGATATGATGTAATTACAAGAAAGACAATATTTGATTTAAATAAGGCTAAAGATAGAGCACATATATTAGAAGGATTAAGAAAAGCACTAGATCATATAGATGAAATAATAAAGACTATTAGAGGAAGTAAAACTAGAGCTTTAGCTAAAGAATCTTTAATAGAAAAATTTGCATTTACTGAAATACAAGCAGATGCAATACTTGATATGAGATTGCATAGATTAACAGGACTTGCAAGAGAAGAAATAGATGCAGAATATGAAAAATTAATGCTATTTATTAAAGATCTTGAAGATATACTTGCAAAAGATGAAAGAAAATATGTTATCATAAAAGAAGAAGTTTTAGAATTAAAACAAAAATATGGAGATGTTAGAAGAACTGATATAGAAAATGATAGATTTGAAATTAATATTGAAGACCTAATTAAAAATGAAGATGTTATAGTAACAATTACTAAGAGAGGATATGCAAAACGTATGTCACTTGATAGCTATAAATCTCAAAAAAGAGGTGGAAAAGGAGTTTCAAATACAACTACTATAGAAGATGATGTATTAAAAGATCTATTTACTGCTAAAACACTAGATACTTTAATGGTATTTAGTGATAAAGGTAAGGTATATTCTATAAAAGTTTATGAAATACCTGAAGTAAGTAAGCAAGCTAGAGGTAAGTTAATAGGTAATATTATTGAACTTGATGAAAATGAAAAGATTTCTGTAATTATTCCTGTTGATGAAATAGAAAATGATAATAGAGATTTAATTTTCATTACTAGAAATGGTATAGCTAAGAAAACTAAGATAGCTGAGTTTAAAACTATAAACAGAAATGGTAAAATAGCAATTTCATTTAAGGATGATGAAGATGAAGTTAAATTTGTTGGAATTACATCTGGTAGTGAAAAAGATGAAATCTTTATTTCTACTAAAGGTGGAATGGCAGTAAGATTTAAAGAAGAAGACATACGTTCTATGGGAAGAACTGCAGCTGGAGTTAGAGCTATTAAGTTAAATGAAGGTGATGAAGTTGTTTCTGCTGATGTAATTTATACAGATAATAATGTTGAACAAATGAGTGTATTAAGTGTTACTTCACTTGGTATAGGTAAGAAGACATATTTATCTGAATATAATACGATTAAAAGAGGTGGAAAAGGAGTTAAAAACTACAATCTAGAAAGAAGAAGTAAAGAAGAAAGTGAAAATCACTTTGTTGTTTACTCAACTATTATAGATCCTAGTGATGAAAATTCAGAAAATATGGAACTTGTTGCTATTTCAACTACAGGTACTGTAATACGTATCAAGATTAAAGATTTACCTGTTGTAGGAAGAAATAGTAAAGGTGTTAAAATACAGTCTCTGAAATATAAGGAATATTTAGTTTCTGCTGATAGAGTAGCAGCTGAAACTACAGACGAAGAAGAAATAGTAGAAGAATAG
- a CDS encoding YfcE family phosphodiesterase, producing the protein MKVLLCSDSHTDLKYFYEVITKEKPELIIFAGDHSIDAIEMSYAVDIPFHIVKGNCDYFDDETKETLELEIESMGKVILTHGHLFGVKSNMNKIYEFGSQKNANYVIFGHTHIQHRSEFNNTIYINPGAIVNHEYAIIENGTLEFKGGKK; encoded by the coding sequence ATGAAAGTTCTTTTATGTTCAGATTCTCATACAGATTTAAAATATTTTTATGAAGTAATAACTAAAGAAAAACCTGAATTAATAATATTTGCAGGTGATCATAGTATAGATGCTATAGAAATGTCATATGCAGTCGATATACCATTTCATATAGTAAAGGGAAACTGTGATTATTTTGATGATGAAACTAAAGAAACACTAGAGTTAGAAATAGAGTCTATGGGTAAAGTAATACTTACCCATGGACATTTATTTGGAGTAAAATCTAATATGAATAAAATATATGAGTTTGGAAGTCAAAAAAATGCTAATTATGTAATTTTTGGCCATACACACATACAACATAGAAGTGAATTTAATAATACTATATATATTAACCCAGGAGCTATAGTAAATCATGAATATGCAATTATAGAAAATGGTACTTTAGAATTTAAGGGAGGAAAAAAATGA